The following are from one region of the Melaminivora suipulveris genome:
- the cphA gene encoding cyanophycin synthetase yields MEITRIRALRGPNLWTRSTAIEAVVQCQDGECDYAALPGFEDRLRARFPAIGALQPHGADQVLSLAHVLEAAALQLQAQAGCPVTFSRTADTLEPSTWQVIVEYTEEAVGRLALERAEALIQAALIDAPFDADAVIAQLRELDEDERIGPSTGSIVDAAVVRGIPFRRLTSGSLVQLGWGARARRIQAAELDSTSAVAESIAQDKDLTKRLLHAAGVPVPLGRPVLDADDAWHVAEEVGLPVVVKPQDGNQGKGVTVNIGTRAQLDAAYAVAREYGDEVMVERFLPGHDFRLLVVGQQMVAAARRDPPQVLGDGQHSVRELVDIVNQDPRRGTGHGTALTRIRLDDIALARLAAEGLTPDSVPAQGQRVVLRNNANLSTGGSATDVTDDVHPDIAARAVAAAQTIGLHICGVDVVCETMLRPLEEQSGGIVEVNAAPGLRMHLSPSFGRARNVGQPMVDALFAPGEDGRIPLVAVTGTNGKTTVTRLINHLLSAHGLRTGMTNTDGVWANGRQIDSGDCSGPKSARNVLFHPEVDAAVLECARGGILREGLGFDRCQVAVVTNVGAGDHLGLNFIHTVEDVAVLKRVIVQNVAPGGFAVLNAADPLVAAMAGVCAGKVIYFAAERHHPVMATHRAQGSRVVYVDGEHIVCAEGSWRESIALRDVPLTRGGAIGFQVDNAMAAIAAVWALGLPWETIRRGLSSFSADGDNAPGRFNVMDHGGATVIADYGHNPDAMRALVQAVQAMPAARRSVVISGAGDRRDEDITEQTQILGSAFDDVVLYQDACQRGREDGEVLALLRRGLSGAARADYVTEIQGEFAAIDHALARLAPGDLCLVLVDQVEEALAHLQRRCAEASSEATS; encoded by the coding sequence CGCTGCCGGGCTTCGAGGACCGGCTGCGCGCGCGCTTTCCGGCCATCGGCGCGCTGCAGCCGCACGGCGCAGACCAGGTGCTGTCGCTGGCGCATGTGCTGGAGGCCGCCGCGCTGCAGCTGCAGGCGCAGGCCGGCTGCCCGGTGACCTTCAGCCGCACGGCGGACACGCTGGAGCCGAGCACCTGGCAGGTCATCGTCGAATACACCGAAGAGGCCGTCGGCCGGCTGGCCCTGGAGCGGGCCGAGGCGCTGATCCAGGCGGCGCTGATCGATGCGCCCTTTGATGCCGACGCCGTCATCGCGCAGCTGCGCGAGCTGGACGAGGACGAGCGCATCGGTCCGTCCACCGGCTCCATCGTCGATGCCGCCGTGGTGCGCGGCATCCCGTTTCGGCGCCTGACCAGCGGCTCGCTGGTGCAGCTGGGCTGGGGCGCGCGCGCACGGCGCATCCAGGCCGCCGAGCTGGATTCGACCAGCGCCGTGGCCGAATCCATCGCCCAGGACAAGGATTTGACCAAGCGCCTGCTGCACGCTGCCGGCGTGCCGGTGCCGCTGGGCCGGCCGGTGCTGGATGCCGATGACGCCTGGCACGTCGCCGAAGAAGTCGGCCTGCCGGTCGTGGTCAAGCCGCAGGACGGCAACCAGGGCAAGGGCGTCACCGTCAACATCGGCACGCGCGCGCAGCTCGACGCGGCGTACGCCGTGGCGCGTGAATATGGCGACGAGGTCATGGTCGAGCGCTTCCTGCCGGGGCACGACTTCCGCCTGCTGGTCGTGGGCCAGCAGATGGTCGCCGCCGCGCGGCGCGACCCGCCGCAGGTGCTGGGCGACGGCCAGCACAGCGTGCGCGAGCTGGTCGACATCGTGAACCAGGACCCGCGCCGCGGCACCGGCCACGGCACGGCGCTGACGCGCATCCGGCTGGACGACATCGCCCTGGCGCGCCTGGCGGCCGAGGGGCTGACGCCGGATTCGGTGCCCGCGCAGGGCCAGCGCGTGGTGCTGCGCAACAACGCCAACCTGTCCACCGGCGGCAGCGCCACCGACGTGACCGACGACGTGCACCCGGACATCGCCGCGCGCGCCGTGGCCGCGGCGCAGACCATCGGCCTGCACATCTGCGGCGTGGACGTAGTCTGCGAGACCATGCTGCGTCCGCTGGAGGAGCAAAGCGGCGGCATCGTCGAGGTCAACGCCGCCCCAGGCCTGCGCATGCACCTGTCGCCCTCCTTCGGGCGCGCCCGCAACGTCGGCCAGCCGATGGTGGATGCGCTGTTCGCGCCCGGCGAGGACGGGCGCATTCCGCTGGTCGCCGTGACCGGCACCAACGGCAAGACGACTGTCACGCGCCTGATCAACCACCTGCTGTCCGCGCACGGCCTGCGCACCGGCATGACCAACACCGACGGCGTGTGGGCCAACGGCCGGCAGATCGACAGCGGCGACTGCTCGGGGCCGAAAAGCGCGCGCAACGTGCTGTTCCACCCCGAGGTGGACGCTGCCGTGCTCGAATGCGCGCGCGGCGGCATCCTGCGCGAGGGCCTGGGTTTTGACCGCTGCCAGGTGGCGGTGGTGACCAACGTCGGCGCCGGCGACCACCTGGGGCTGAACTTCATCCACACCGTGGAGGACGTGGCGGTGCTGAAGCGCGTGATCGTGCAGAACGTCGCGCCCGGCGGCTTTGCCGTGCTCAACGCCGCCGATCCGCTGGTGGCCGCCATGGCCGGCGTGTGCGCGGGCAAGGTCATCTATTTCGCCGCCGAGCGCCACCACCCGGTCATGGCCACGCACCGTGCGCAGGGCAGCCGCGTGGTCTATGTCGACGGCGAGCACATCGTCTGCGCCGAGGGCTCGTGGCGCGAGAGCATCGCGCTGCGCGACGTGCCGCTCACGCGCGGCGGGGCCATCGGCTTCCAGGTGGACAACGCCATGGCGGCGATCGCCGCGGTGTGGGCGCTGGGCCTGCCGTGGGAGACCATCCGCCGGGGCCTGTCGAGCTTTTCTGCCGATGGCGACAACGCGCCGGGGCGCTTCAACGTCATGGACCACGGCGGCGCCACGGTGATCGCCGACTACGGCCACAACCCGGACGCCATGCGCGCGCTGGTGCAGGCCGTGCAGGCCATGCCGGCGGCGCGGCGCAGCGTGGTCATCTCCGGCGCCGGCGACCGGCGCGACGAGGACATCACCGAGCAAACGCAAATCCTGGGCTCGGCGTTCGACGACGTGGTGCTGTACCAGGACGCCTGCCAGCGCGGGCGCGAGGACGGCGAGGTGCTGGCGCTTCTGCGCCGGGGCCTTTCGGGCGCGGCACGCGCCGACTACGTGACCGAGATCCAGGGCGAATTCGCCGCCATCGACCACGCGCTGGCGCGCCTGGCGCCAGGCGATCTGTGCCTGGTGCTGGTCGACCAGGTCGAGGAAGCACTGGCGCACCTGCAGCGCCGCTGCGCCGAGGCGTCGAGCGAGGCCACATCGTGA
- a CDS encoding CreA family protein has product MARRPSLSLLLAGALLAGAPALAQSERIGSVDTAFQWLGRDHDIVVEAYDDPLVAGVTCYVSRARTGGIKGTLGLAEDRAEASIACRQVGPISFDKPLPRQQQVFSERMSILFKRLRVVRMVDSQRNALVYLSYSDKLIDGSPQNSLSAVPVPREVAIPVK; this is encoded by the coding sequence ATGGCGCGCCGCCCCTCCCTGTCGCTATTGCTGGCCGGCGCTCTGCTGGCCGGCGCGCCGGCGCTGGCGCAGTCCGAGCGCATCGGCAGCGTGGACACAGCATTCCAGTGGCTGGGCCGCGACCACGACATCGTCGTCGAGGCCTACGACGACCCGCTGGTGGCGGGCGTGACCTGCTACGTCTCGCGCGCGCGCACCGGCGGCATCAAGGGCACGCTGGGCCTGGCCGAGGACCGCGCCGAGGCCTCGATCGCCTGCCGGCAGGTGGGGCCCATCAGCTTCGACAAGCCGCTGCCGCGCCAGCAGCAGGTGTTCAGCGAACGCATGTCGATTTTGTTCAAGCGCCTGCGTGTGGTGCGCATGGTGGACAGCCAACGTAACGCGCTGGTCTACCTGTCGTACTCGGACAAACTGATCGACGGTTCGCCGCAAAACAGCCTCTCGGCCGTGCCGGTGCCGCGTGAGGTGGCGATTCCGGTGAAATAG
- a CDS encoding DsbA family oxidoreductase, with the protein MNTPVPELRIDFVSDLVCPWCAIAFKTLEQVRTSLAGELTFSWHSQPFELNPNLGAQGEELVQHLSAKYGGSPAQFEQMHQTIAERGRAVGMLFDSQRRTHIYNTFDAHRLLYWLGQEGEPGQQHALESALFTAYFSRGENPGDQAVLLGLVRELGLDEARAAQVLGSQEFAGEVRERERHWQAQGIHSVPAVIVNGRHLIQGGQPAAVFEQALRQIAQQG; encoded by the coding sequence ATGAACACCCCCGTCCCCGAGCTGCGTATCGACTTCGTCTCCGATCTGGTCTGCCCCTGGTGCGCCATCGCCTTCAAGACGCTGGAGCAGGTGCGCACCAGCCTGGCTGGCGAGCTGACCTTTTCCTGGCACAGCCAGCCGTTTGAGCTGAACCCGAATCTGGGCGCGCAGGGCGAGGAACTGGTGCAGCACCTGTCGGCCAAGTACGGCGGCTCGCCGGCGCAGTTCGAGCAGATGCACCAGACGATCGCCGAGCGCGGCCGCGCCGTGGGTATGCTCTTCGACAGCCAGCGGCGCACGCACATCTACAACACCTTCGACGCCCACCGGCTGCTGTACTGGCTGGGTCAGGAAGGCGAGCCGGGCCAGCAGCACGCGCTGGAGAGTGCGCTGTTTACAGCCTACTTCAGCCGCGGCGAGAACCCCGGTGACCAGGCGGTGCTGCTGGGCCTGGTGCGTGAACTGGGCCTGGACGAGGCGCGCGCTGCGCAGGTGCTGGGCTCGCAGGAGTTCGCCGGCGAGGTGCGCGAGCGCGAGCGGCACTGGCAGGCGCAGGGCATCCACTCGGTGCCGGCGGTGATCGTCAACGGCCGGCACCTGATCCAGGGCGGCCAGCCGGCGGCGGTGTTCGAGCAGGCGCTGCGGCAGATTGCGCAGCAAGGGTGA
- a CDS encoding class I adenylate-forming enzyme family protein — MNISQLLARSAQVHVTRPAVLLGSRVLHDYRQLGERVAALAGHLRAHCGVQPGERVALYAANCPEYLEALAAIQWAGAVVVPVNYKLHERELAYVLAHSGACVVCASPALLPAAQAAAAGSQAQVLQLGGAGWERAAGGAALAMAERAPDDLAWLFYTSGTTGRPKGVMLTHRNLLAATMAYFTDVDEVDAHDAMVYAAPMSHGAGLYHYAHMLRGARHVIPESGGFEPAELARLAASVGRLSLFAAPTMVQRLVAHIEASGASAEGFKTIVYGGGPMYVQDLRRALSVMGHKFVQIYGQGECPMTITALAREHLADTLHPRWAERIASVGVPHACVQVRVAGDDGAELPPGEMGEVLVRGEPVMAGYWGDEDATRRTLRGGWLHTGDLGSLDEDGFLTLRDRSKDVIISGGSNIYPREVEEVLLLHPQVAEAAVIGVPDAEWGEAVLAFVVARGAPVPDAELDALCLQHIARFKRPKRYRWAERLPKNSYGKVLKTELRAWAADTTEQEQSA; from the coding sequence ATGAACATTTCCCAACTGCTGGCGCGCAGCGCCCAGGTCCACGTCACGCGGCCGGCGGTGCTGCTCGGCAGCCGCGTGCTGCACGACTATCGCCAGCTCGGCGAGCGCGTGGCGGCGCTGGCGGGTCACCTGCGCGCGCACTGCGGCGTGCAGCCCGGCGAACGCGTGGCGCTGTACGCCGCCAACTGTCCCGAGTACCTGGAGGCGCTCGCCGCCATCCAGTGGGCCGGCGCCGTGGTCGTGCCGGTGAACTACAAGCTGCACGAGCGCGAGCTGGCCTATGTGCTGGCGCACAGCGGCGCGTGCGTGGTCTGCGCCTCGCCTGCGCTGCTGCCAGCCGCGCAGGCCGCAGCCGCGGGCAGCCAGGCACAGGTGCTGCAGCTCGGCGGCGCCGGCTGGGAGCGCGCCGCTGGCGGCGCCGCACTGGCGATGGCCGAGCGCGCGCCGGACGATCTGGCCTGGCTGTTCTACACCTCGGGCACCACCGGCCGGCCCAAGGGCGTCATGCTGACGCATCGCAACCTGCTGGCCGCCACCATGGCCTATTTCACCGACGTGGACGAGGTCGATGCGCACGATGCCATGGTCTACGCCGCGCCGATGTCGCACGGCGCGGGCCTGTACCACTACGCCCACATGCTGCGCGGCGCGCGCCACGTGATTCCTGAATCCGGCGGCTTCGAGCCGGCCGAGCTGGCGCGGCTGGCGGCCAGCGTCGGCCGGCTGTCGCTGTTCGCCGCGCCGACCATGGTGCAGCGCCTGGTGGCGCACATCGAGGCCAGCGGCGCCAGCGCCGAGGGCTTCAAGACCATCGTCTATGGCGGCGGGCCGATGTACGTGCAGGACCTGCGCCGCGCGCTGTCGGTGATGGGCCATAAATTCGTGCAGATCTACGGCCAGGGCGAATGCCCCATGACCATCACCGCGCTGGCGCGCGAGCACCTGGCGGACACCCTGCACCCGCGCTGGGCCGAGCGCATCGCCTCGGTGGGCGTGCCGCACGCCTGCGTGCAGGTGCGCGTGGCGGGCGACGATGGTGCCGAGCTGCCGCCCGGCGAGATGGGCGAGGTGCTGGTGCGCGGCGAGCCGGTCATGGCGGGCTACTGGGGCGACGAGGACGCCACGCGGCGCACGCTGCGCGGCGGCTGGCTGCACACGGGCGACCTGGGCAGCCTGGATGAGGACGGCTTTCTGACCCTGCGCGACCGCAGCAAGGACGTGATCATCTCCGGCGGCTCCAACATCTACCCGCGCGAGGTCGAGGAGGTGCTGCTGCTGCACCCGCAGGTGGCCGAGGCGGCGGTCATCGGCGTGCCCGACGCCGAGTGGGGCGAGGCCGTGCTGGCCTTCGTCGTGGCGCGCGGCGCGCCGGTGCCGGATGCGGAGCTGGACGCCCTGTGCCTGCAGCACATCGCCCGCTTCAAGCGGCCCAAGCGCTACCGCTGGGCCGAGCGGCTGCCCAAGAACAGCTATGGCAAGGTGCTCAAGACCGAACTGCGCGCCTGGGCCGCAGACACCACCGAACAGGAGCAAAGCGCATGA